A genome region from Acropora muricata isolate sample 2 unplaced genomic scaffold, ASM3666990v1 scaffold_725, whole genome shotgun sequence includes the following:
- the LOC136907000 gene encoding uncharacterized protein, translated as MGLTSSPRIFTKIMKPVLASLRQRGYTNSGYIDDFYLQGADFVDCSNNVKDTVDLFLRLGFFIHPEKCILTPTQEITFLDFILNSTTMMVYLSDKKKEKLKSLCTQALDGDILSIRFVARVIGKIVSSLPGSEFGKLHYRNLERDKIRALALNRGDYDAKMQLFVLAIEDLLWWVKNVQQAYRRIIHAPITYVFQTDASDTGWGISCSSHDSWKSQGLWSREQVVLHINLNSQMPEENRGRASRRGFGGTSLDHTDMVPTSIAAVNPSSQTHVVDCRNGACSSSVSPQSSLHEGEVKIDGLSFIRRHYEERGFSEHVAKVLLDSSRPSTQKEYAVYLKKWTVFCRERQITAYSPTLMDVLEFLHTQLHLSYSALNTARSALSCVTSIDNVPVGQHPLACRFVKGAFERKPPSRKYYAIWDVRQVLNFLKTMSPNSSLSLMELSLKLSMLLALVSIQRKQTLLQLNINNEYLKKSDEEFVFILSRHVKQSRPNYSIPPVNIPRYTLDTDICPYVCLEDYIEKTKSLRHDDVLLISTIKPHRAIGSQTLTRWIKTVLQLAGVDIDMFKPHSTRHAA; from the exons ATGGGTTTGACCAGTTCACCCAGAATTTTCACTAAGATAATGAAACCAGTCTTAGCCTCCCTCAGACAAAGAGGATACACTAATAGCGGTTACATAGATGATTTTTATCTGCAAGGGGCTGATTTTGTTGATTGTTCCAACAATGTTAAGGACACGGTTGATTTATTTCTGCGATTAGGGTTTTTCATTCACCCAGAAAAATGTATCTTGACACCTACTCAGGAGATCACATTTCTGGACTTTATCTTAAATTCAACAACCATGATGGTCTATTTATCTGATAAGAAGAAGGAAAAGTTGAAATCCCTTTGCACCCAGGCTCTAGATGGGGATATTTTGTCGATTCGTTTTGTAGCTCGGGTTATTGGAAAAATTGTTTCCTCTTTGCCTGGATCTGAATTTGGCAAGCTGCACTATCGAAATCTAGAGCGTGACAAGATCAGGGCCTTGGCTCTGAATAGGGGTGATTATGATGCCAAGATGCAACTTTTTGTCTTAGCTATAGAGGATCTTCTCTGGTGGGTTAAGAATGTGCAACAAGCCTACCGGAGAATTATTCATGCTCCAATCACTTATGTTTTTCAGACTGATGCCAGTGACACTGGCTGGGGCATTTCTTGTTCAAGCCATGATTCATGGAAGTCTCAGGGTCTATGGAGCCGAGAACAAGTTGTTCTCCATATTAAT CTTAATTCACAAATGCCTGAAGAAAATAGAGGCAGAGCAAGCAGAAGAGGTTTTGGTGGTACCAGCTTGGACCACACAGACATGGTACCCACGAGTATTGCAGCTGTTAACCCAAGCTCCCAAACTCATGTTGTGGACTGCAGGAATGGAGCTTGTAGTTCATCCGTCAGTCCACAAAGCTCACTCCATGAGGGAGAAGTTAAAATTGATGGTTTGTCCTTTATCAGGAGACACTATGAAGAGCGAGGTTTTTCGGAGCACGTTGCCAAGGTACTGCTCGACTCGTCGAGACCCTCTACTCAAAAGGAATACGCAGTTTATCTCAAGAAATGGACTGTATTCTGTCGTGAAAGGCAAATTACTGCATATTCCCCTACTTTGATGGATGTATTAGAATTTTTGCACACGCAGCTCCATTTATCTTATTCTGCTTTAAATACTGCCAGGTCTGCGTTATCTTGTGTGACTTCAATTGACAATGTCCCGGTGGGACAGCATCCATTAGCTTGTCGTTTTGTTAAAGGTGCCTTTGAAAGAAAACCGCCATCCAGAAAGTACTATGCCATTTGGGATGTACGCCAAGTGCTTAACTTTTTAAAAACTATGAGCCCAAACAGTTCGTTGTCTCTGATGGAACTGAGCTTAAAGCTATCCATGTTGTTAGCCTTAGTTAGCATTCAAAGGAAACAAACTTTATTACAGCTGAACATTAACAATGAGTATTTAAAGAAGTCTGATGAGGAATTTGTGTTTATTCTAAGTAGGCATGTCAAACAAAGTCGACCCAATTATTCAATTCCTCCTGTGAACATTCCCAGATATACTTTGGATACTGACATATGTCCTTATGTTTGTTTAGAGGATTACATCGAGAAAACAAAGTCTTTACGTCATGATGATGTGCTTCTGATCAGTACTATAAAACCTCACAGGGCAATCGGTTCCCAGACATTAACTCGTTGGATTAAAACTGTACTGCAATTGGCTGGTGTGGATATTGATATGTTTAAACCCCATTCCACTAGGCATGCAGCTTGA